The genomic interval GATCGTCGGAGCCGCCAGGGAAGCTCTGACGCCTTTTTTGCTTCGCGACGCCGACTCATTCTGCTTCAGTCCGGCGGAGTCAGCCCAGTGGTTCCGAGACCAACGAACCGCCAAACGCAAGACACCGCCTCGGCATGGGAACTGCGTCGGAGACGTTCGAGTTGCGAATCCAAAGCGTCAGCCCGGGACGAAGTTCAACAAGGACTCTCTCAACCGTGCAGTGCGGAGAGCCTGTGAAAAAGCGAAGGTTCCACGATGGACGCCCTATCAGTTGAGGCATCTAGCGGCCACCGCGGTCGCAGAAGCGATCGGAATCGAAGGCGCCCGTGCTTTGCTGAGCCACAGATCGACAAGAATGACTGAACAGTACGTTCATCAACAGCAGGACGAAGCCAAAGCAATCGAGGCGGCCTGGGTCGCTCCATCGATCGGCTAAGAGTCGAGTCAGCAACAAAAGTGTACACAATCCGCCATAATCTTGGCGGATTGTCAGATAATCACCATTTGTGCTCGCTTGACGTACAGATGAAACGAATTTAGGTACAGCTTAACCGACTCGTGAGAGAATCCTTAATGCCCAATCCAAACTCTCGTAGTTCGTCCGTTGAGCTTTGATTGATTCGATTCTGCACTGACATCACAGGCTCCCACGGTGACGCTGCGGCTGAAACAGATTACGCGATTCTCCGTCGCCCTCCCCCGCTTCCCGGTCGCCAGCAAGGCAGTGAATTGGCACCGAGAGTGGCGTAGTAGCTTCGCCGTAAAGGATTTCCAAATCTCTTTCGGGTTTTTTGACCCGCGATCGACAAATGCGCTCACGGGTAACTCTAGTGGTCCCGCGTCCGGGGTGGCGGGGCTTTTCCAATTCGATCGCCCGTACTTTGACGCCTCATTGCATTTATTGCATTTTGACAACACGACTGGAACAAGCGAGCGACCTGAGACCAGAGATCGGTAAAGCGGATTTGCTTGTCTCGCGCTTACTCAATCACGCGCTGCGTTGTGTGAGGCGATCATGTAACGAATGGCCTGCTGAGGAGTCAATGACGGCAGCTTCCTCAATTCCTTCTCGAACTCATCAGGAGTGCAGGTTGCATACAACGCACGGAGCGCGTCCCCAGTCTTCCGGGCATTTTCGATGGCGACTCTCATCGCTTCGATCGTATCACGATGAGAAGCGGCTACGAGATCGATCAACTCGCGACGCCCACCATCGCCAGTTACTTGCTTGAATTGGAAAAGAATAAGTTTGGATTCGTGCATCATACTGATCCTTGAGAGAGTGTTTCGAAGACTTCGTTTCTGGTGACTGTGTTCTGAGAGGCCGAACTGATGATCCGGCGGAAATCGGTTTAACCTGCTTGGGAAACCGCCTAATTACACGCATCCAACTTCACGAGGGGACGCAATCCGAGCCGGGCGAATTGTGCTTTGATGATCTCCGTCGCTTGACCACAGAAATCCATTCGACAGAGGATGGCATCATGAATCGGCTGCACCGGTTCATCCTTGTGCTGCCGCTCAAGGACAGTCCCGACTCCATCAATCATCAACGTGGACTCCAAAAGCTGCAGCAGACGAGCCAACGCTTCGTGCAGCTTCCGCCCGTCCGGTACTGTCTGGCTTTTGATCAGCTCGACGGAGCGAGCAATCGTCGGGAAATCCCGTCGGACAATTTGAAAAAGCGGGTTTCGTTCGGTAGCGTCCTGGTGATCGAACAGGGGAACGAGCGTCGCGCGTTTGATTTGCGACCGATTCATATCGCGTGCATCAACGCGGAATCGCGTTCCCTGTGCGTTTCGCATCTCGATCATGGCTGGACCTGGAAGCCGCGAAATTTGGTCCAGCATGTAGTCGTAGATCAGCCCCGACTCGCACAGTTCGATCCATTGCTGGATATCAGTTGGAGCGTTCTGGATGACCCGCCGCTTCTCCTCATATCCCCCGAAAAAATCAGCAACATTACATAGATACCCTGGGGCGTCCCGACCACGTTGGTTCCACTTAGGTGGTGCTCCGTGTGATGATGCCATGTTTGCAGCGACCGCCCCGATCAGCGATGGCTGTGCTGCGGAGACGTCGACAATCCCAAGACGCTCACCCGCTGCCGTCGTCAGGAAAGGTCTCACAGTTCTCGGAGTTCGCGTAAGTAGCGAGTGGTATCGCCCATAGTCGCATCGGGTCGCGTAGTTCTCGCCACTTTTCCACTGTCCGAGATTCCACTGTGTCCAGTAGTCCTCGTGCCCGATGGCATCCACCGCTGAGCGATCAAGTTGGAAACTGTTGCCGTGCTGCCAGTAGTACATACCTGCTGGCCGCAAATTTGCCGGGTCAATCTGCTTCTCCTTGAGTGCAATCTCTCGTGCCCGTTTAGATTTCAGCTGGTGGAGACGGTGGCGTCCCGAACAGTGTGCCTTCGTAAACCGATAGGCTTTGGGAAACGCCTCGCCGCCGATCTTGCCGTCGGAGTAAGAATCATTCACCTCAATGATCCCAGCGCCGCAAAGACGTTCAATTCGCTTGCGATACTCCGTGGTGCCGAGCAGCATCCTGGGTAGTTTGGCAGGAATGGGGATCCAGTGTCTGTCGCGCTGTCGCTCCGGCGACATGCTGGTGTACAGCGACAGACGAGCCAGAAAAACCGCTTCACGATCAGCCGTAGTCGATTTCGCAGACAGATTCACCCCAAAGGGGATCGCGACCATTACCGGACGGTCTGAGTCCATGGAGTCAAGAATGCTCATCTCAACACCTGCTCAACCGCCTCGTGAATCACGTCATCCAAGGAGGCGATCTGCTTTTCGACCAGGGCATCGCAGCAGTCGGTCCACCTTTCTGGCAAACAATCCTCCGCCCATTCCTGAACGACTCTCTGCGGGTTTTCGATTGTTGATGAATCACGAGCGATCCTAAATGCGTCATCGATCTTTGATGCGACACACAGCATGCTTTCAACCTTCTCGGCAATGTCTTGCCTCAAATGTTCATCAGTCCTATTCGCAACGTATTGGCAAATGGTTTCATTCTTTGGAATCAGTTTTTCTGCAACACCGAATTGCTTGAGTTTTCTGTCGATCCATTCTGTAAACAAGTCTTTGTCGGCGCTTAAAGCGTTCAACTCTACGCGGACGCAGTCTCGATACTCGGTGTGCTTCTTTCCTTTTCTCACGACTTCTGTTGCCACACCTGCAAACGAATCCAACGCGGCTTGGCTTAAGTCCAGGCCAGAAGGGAGTTGCTTTCTCCGGGCGAATGTTTCGGTTTGAAGGCCCATCTCGAGTGCCTCTTCGATCGTCAGCCCCATGTCGATGACTTCGAAATCAAAATCATGGGCGCCGGAGGACTGAGAGAGCGTCCTGGCGATGTTGTACCCATCTGGATCTGCATCATGCAGGCACAACACTCGCACCCCGCGTTCACGGTGTGCGTTCTGTGCCAAGAGCTTGGCCGCTCGTGTCGCGTAGCCTTCGGCTGCAATCACCGCAATGTCATAGCGTTCAGGAACCTTCGCATACTCGAAAGCATGCACTAGATTTTTTTTCTCAACGTAGATCAGAGTGTGGTAGAGGTCCCAGGGGATCTCGTAGTCGAGTACATCCGAAGTCCCAAGCGGTACCTTGCGTCCCGTATGTGGCTCAATCAGGAAGCCTCGTGGATCGCGCAGTCGTCCCTTTAGGATTCCATGCTCGATTTCGTACTCATCGATGACTCGATCGAAGTACTTTTGATCCAAATACTCGCTGTTATACTTTTGAACGAGGGGTCGAGCTTGGTAGTAAAGGTCTCTCGCCGTGTAGAACCCTTTTTGTTTCCCGGCCGCTTTCTCTACCGCTCCGTGCAACACGATCAAAATGGCATCTTTGAGAGTGCAATCTTGCTGCTTGCTTCTTTCAGCTCTCGCCTGTTTTCTCAGAAGCTTTCCTTCGTCTCGTTCAATCGCTTTCTGACGTTTGAACCAATCTCTGGTGACAAATTCAACGACCTCCGAAATCGCAAGGGCGGTTTGGTGATCAACATTGATCCTAGATTTGCCTCGATCAGCAAACGGTGGATCGATCATCGTGATATGCAACATCGCGATGATTGGTTTCCATTTCGGCGCTAATTGATCGCTGAGAGCTTGAGTCATCTCAGTGCAGATGTCATTGCGAACTGACGGAGAGAAATTAACACCAGAAATGACGAGCCCATCCCTTGTGCAATCCGCCAGTTCAGCGAACGCGGCTTCGACGATCAACGGAAACCCTCGCTCGCATGCCCCCGTCCAGTTCCTATAGCGAAACGTGGAATCGTTTGCCCCAAAGTTCTCAAAGGCTTTCCTGCAATTTGTGCGGCCTATCTGTCCAATCTGACTGTGCCCCGGTGCATCGACCTGAGACTTCATCTCTTTGAACAATCGGCTCACTGGTTTGGTGGCGACCCCATTCTTGCCAATCAGGGTGGAAACAGGACCATGCGGTAATCCGCTTCGTTCAAGTACGGCATTCACAGCATCGTTCCGCCGATGGCCATGGAAAGCCTTCATGAAGCTGCGGAGCGATCTATCCCTGTTGGCCTCACAGTCCGCTCGATGGGATGCAAGAACCAAATTGGAAAACGACTCCGGTGTGTGCCAGTGTGGCGGCTCAGGCTTAGAAGGTCGCCACTTTGCCATGCTTGAAGCCGTCCTGACTAGGCCCTGAGTTTTGTCGCCAATCTTGAAGATCAGACTGAGATGAGGGTTGAGCAACTGATATCCGGTTGCAAATCGAAAATATCGATTAATCTCGTGAGACTCCAACGTCGCGAGCAAGCCATCGATCGCAACGTGAATCAACGTTCCCGAAGTCCGAAAGTTGACATCGTCACTGTTCGCGATCACCGGAAGTCTGCTTGGTAACTCACAGATTGAGGAATCAAAAAAGTCGCTCAATTGTTCCCGTGATTCCAGTAGAACGGCCGGACTTTGTTTAACAGCGTCATAGCTGACCGTGATCTGCGATAGCACACCACATCCTAGGATCGAGACCTGTCCCTTCTTTCCATTGAGCACGTATGACAGAGCAAGAATCGTTTTTCCTGCGTTTCCTTGTGCTCCACGAGTTGGCGCTCGGTAGAACGCACGCGAGGAATACCGCGTATCGAAATCAGTCAGTTTCTCTACCGCATCAGGCGGAAACCCTGGTCCGTTGTCCACGACGGTAATCCCGGTCGAATCGATGTTGAGCACGATTTCTGGCGGGACGTTGGTCTGCTCAATCGCATCCATGCTGTTGTCCAGCAGCTCTTTAATGATCGCCAGCACCCAATCGCAACGCGTGTGGCCAATCTGTTTCTCCAACTCACTTTCAGAGAAGAATTCGGCAGTGCGATTGATGGAATGTAGTTCGGGTTTCATTCGGTTTTCCTGTGTTTTACGTGTGGATTTGTCATGCGGTCTTTTCTTGCCCCAATACTTTTGGGGCACCAACCGCAGCAACGTGAAATGCTGCGGTCTCGATTCAAGTTCAGGTCATCGCGACGGCGAACTTTTGCCTGCCAGAAGCACAGGTAAACGCTGAACCCAGGCGATCGGTTGTTCTGTCAGCCCGGAAATTGCACTGAGCTTGCAATTCGAGTACAGGCTCTTGGGTCGAAATCGGCTGGGTCATCGCTTCCCACCTTCTTTCGATGGTGGATTCAGATGAATCAAGAAGCGCGTCACGGCCTGTTTGGAAGTGATGACACTGCGACCAACTCTTACAGCTTCCAAACGAACGCCGCGAACACCGTTTCTGTGCCACCGCCAAATCGTCGAAACATGGGGACGACGTCCAGGGATCATGCTGGGTACGTCCGAGAGCGGAATGGCATCTTCGGAAAGAATCCGAAGCAAGTTTGTGTTGCTCATTTGCGTCTCCTCTTTGTCTCGGAGACTGCCGTAGTTTCTTCTTGCCGGCTAGATAGATCCTTCTTTCGCACTGGTGGACACGAATCGGCTTCCCATTGCTCGAGAACCGAAAGTGGCCATCGAATGAGTCGTCCCAGCGCCACCGGAGCGGGAATCCGCCCCGACTCAGCGAGTCGTCGAACATGCTCAGGCGAGCAGCCCCAGCGTGAGGCCACATCGTGGACCCCAAGCATCGTCTGAGGTGAGATGTGGACAACGGTTTTTGATCGCTTTTTCACGTCAAGCCCCCCGAAACATGGTCGGTGGAGCTGTCTTGCAAACCTGCAACAAGACTCAAAAGAAACTGGTAAGGCATTTCAATCCCTGTAAAAAACAGGATTGACCCTTAGCGCACTGCTGCAAAAGAACCGCGCATATCCATCGGGCCAACCCTTTAAAGAAAGCGCAGAAGTCACACACGCCAACGACTGACGTATCAAAACTTTTACACTTGGGGTTGGACCCGTTCACGCCAGGAAGTCGCCCGCGATCGCACGTGCGGCGGTTATGTACGACAAATGGTTGGTGTGGGCCTGCCTCGTCCTTAATGCTTTGCTTCCGGCGAATCGTTGCCGGTGGGGATAACGCAATGAATCCGAGAAACAATCAGCCGGTCTAGCCAATGATATCGCCGCTCCAGGGGATTCCCGTTTCTCGAAAGCGACCCATAGGCTAATGCAGACAACTACTGACTATCAAGTAGAGAAAAAGAACCGGACTCGATTTTTTTCCTTTAAGCCGAAAGCAGTCTGATCCCTGGCACGCTAAGGGACTTCGTTCGGAACTGGCCTTGAAGCGGCGATTGCGTTATCGCCTCGGCATGTATGAAACGATGCAAATTCATTGACCACCCGAACGAAATATTCAGGTGAGAAACAGCTAGACGCTGCTCGTCGAGGTAGTTCTGTATCCTGAGCGTTCGTAGGAGTGTGCCCTGTTTGGCATTTAAGTTCGTGGATTTGCCTGCCTCGAATATGAAAGCCTTGGAGTTGCGACGAACCGATCCGTAGAGAAGGCCACTCTCGGCGTATGCAGCTGGAGAAACACCCGGGAGCCACGTTGATGAAAGCCTCTCGTAGCAAACAAGAAATGCATTGCTCTTGGAATGCACCCCTCGACAAAACTGAAGTGGCCCCCAATTTTTGGAGCACGAGCGTGCTCGGCTTAGATAGAAAGAGCGACGCGTTTTGACCGGCCGCTGCGGTACACTTCCGCAGGTGTTTGGCGGTCGAGCGAACGGTGTTTTCAGGGAACGCAGGAACGCGTTCTACGATTACCTCACGATCTCAAAACTCCAATCGTGCCTGACATCACACCGATCTCTGTCAGCTTTTCCCTGGCACTTTTACCGGTTCCCTCACTCAGTCGGCGTCGCCACTATCCAACCACCATCGACAATTTAGACTAGCAATTGACGCGAACATTTCCGCCTCGTTGGGTATGCGTTGGACGCTGATCGCAAAAATGAAATGCTTGTATCGATCGTTGTACTGGATGGAGTTAGCTTCGAGAATCTGAGCCAGTTCCTCTCGCTTTTCACCGTACCGAAACTCAATCAAGACGTTTCCCCCCTTCCGCTCACGGACAATCAGTTCATTGTAACCGTCGAGAACGATGTTTATCGACCATTTGCAAAAGTTCAGTCTGGGGTTTCCGTAAACGGGTGCGGTTATCGACAGAAGTTCTTTGGCTGCAGAAAGTGTTTCGAGTGATTTGTTGGCCCAGTACGCTTCGTCGAAGCTGTCTCCGTCTTCAGTTGACTGCTTCTTGGCCATTGCTCTCTCATTGACCTTTGGATGTATGTATGTCTTCAGGATTGTCCAACCGCTCACACGCCGCCAACATCGCCTTAAGTGGCTCTTGGTCGGCAAGTCGGTGATCATGACCGACTTCAATGAGGGTTTCCGGTTTGAGGCCGCTGTTGGAAACGAGTTCCTTAGAGTCGGCAAACGGAATCACGTCGTCTTGGTGTGAGTGAAGGATCACCGAATTCGCTTTCAACGTCTTTGACGTCCCCCAATTTCTCCAAGCTGGACAGAGCAAAAGGAGTGGTGTGTCTCCGCTGTCGATGTTCATGGCGACTGCACCGCCTCGTGATGTACCGACAACTACATCAGGTTGGTGTTGATCATATTCGGCCTGAGCAGTGCGAACGGCAAGATCAAAGTCGTCATCGTCAAGTGCTGGGTTGATGACTTCGTGCCCAGGGTCCTTCAGGTAGGTCGGTTTGACGCCGCCAACGACGCTGTGCCAGCCGTGGAGAAAAGAGGATTTTCAAGACAGTTCGACCCCGCTGTCAACACTCACAAGAGAGCAGAGAGTGCTGAAGTTTGCCGCTACCTGTAACTCAACTTCCGCTTTTTCCGCACCCCAAAAATCTGCGATCCCCGACAAAACATCATCCACATCACTTGGTCTTGCCGCTCTCC from Stieleria varia carries:
- a CDS encoding ATP-binding protein yields the protein MKPELHSINRTAEFFSESELEKQIGHTRCDWVLAIIKELLDNSMDAIEQTNVPPEIVLNIDSTGITVVDNGPGFPPDAVEKLTDFDTRYSSRAFYRAPTRGAQGNAGKTILALSYVLNGKKGQVSILGCGVLSQITVSYDAVKQSPAVLLESREQLSDFFDSSICELPSRLPVIANSDDVNFRTSGTLIHVAIDGLLATLESHEINRYFRFATGYQLLNPHLSLIFKIGDKTQGLVRTASSMAKWRPSKPEPPHWHTPESFSNLVLASHRADCEANRDRSLRSFMKAFHGHRRNDAVNAVLERSGLPHGPVSTLIGKNGVATKPVSRLFKEMKSQVDAPGHSQIGQIGRTNCRKAFENFGANDSTFRYRNWTGACERGFPLIVEAAFAELADCTRDGLVISGVNFSPSVRNDICTEMTQALSDQLAPKWKPIIAMLHITMIDPPFADRGKSRINVDHQTALAISEVVEFVTRDWFKRQKAIERDEGKLLRKQARAERSKQQDCTLKDAILIVLHGAVEKAAGKQKGFYTARDLYYQARPLVQKYNSEYLDQKYFDRVIDEYEIEHGILKGRLRDPRGFLIEPHTGRKVPLGTSDVLDYEIPWDLYHTLIYVEKKNLVHAFEYAKVPERYDIAVIAAEGYATRAAKLLAQNAHRERGVRVLCLHDADPDGYNIARTLSQSSGAHDFDFEVIDMGLTIEEALEMGLQTETFARRKQLPSGLDLSQAALDSFAGVATEVVRKGKKHTEYRDCVRVELNALSADKDLFTEWIDRKLKQFGVAEKLIPKNETICQYVANRTDEHLRQDIAEKVESMLCVASKIDDAFRIARDSSTIENPQRVVQEWAEDCLPERWTDCCDALVEKQIASLDDVIHEAVEQVLR
- a CDS encoding DUF1580 domain-containing protein — encoded protein: MSNTNLLRILSEDAIPLSDVPSMIPGRRPHVSTIWRWHRNGVRGVRLEAVRVGRSVITSKQAVTRFLIHLNPPSKEGGKR
- a CDS encoding helix-turn-helix transcriptional regulator; translated protein: MLGVHDVASRWGCSPEHVRRLAESGRIPAPVALGRLIRWPLSVLEQWEADSCPPVRKKDLSSRQEETTAVSETKRRRK